AACAATCACTCCACCTACACTTATGTTGCCTGCTGAGAATTCATTAAGCGCTATTAATATACCTACAGCCGAACCACCAAATGCTATTAGATCCATTATAGTTATGGAATTCAACTGCATTGCTAACACTTTCATGGTTATCTTTCTAAAACTTTCCGCTTCCTCGTTCATTTTAATATTTTTTTCTTTATCTTGATTGAATACTTTTAGTGTTGTAAGTCCCTGTATGTTCTCTAAAAAAGAATCTCCTAGATTAGTATAGATATTCCAATAATTACTCAATATTTTTTTAGCTATCTTCATGACTGCTACTATTGAAATAGGTATTAAGGGAACACATAATAAAAGTATCACTGCTACTTTTAAACTAATGAATGATACTACTATAAACAATGTAATAGGAGCTAATAAACTGTAAAACAACTGGGGTAGATATCTTCCGAAATAAACCTCAAGAGCTTCTACTCCATCTACGGATATTTGAACTATTGAAGAAGTAGATATTGTATCATTATAATTTACCCCTAGGTCTAACAGCTTTTTATAAATTCTTTCTCTCAGCGTTTTTTTTATTTCAGCTGATGAATAATATGAAAATGTAGTTGATAACTTATTAGAAATAAACTTTATTATTAGAATTAAAATAACAAATAAAAACTGTTTTGTCAGATTATAATCTAAATCATTGTTGTTCAACTTATCTATGATATCACCAATAAATACTATTACTGCTATATTACATATTATTGCTATCCAATTCATAAATACTGTAAGTGCTACCCATTTCTTGGAATTATCATTTAGTGATAATAATCTTTTATTCATCATCATTCAACACCTCTGTCTTTATAGTTTTAATTCTAGAAAATACTACAATCTTTACTGTCAAAAGAACTGCGATAACTATCCTCATTACAGTGTTATCTATTAATACAGCCATAATTAGTAACATCAGACTTACAGGTATTATTATTACTAACTTTGACTTTATTGTCATACCTTTATTTTCTTTAAATGGTTTTACATGCTCCCTATAAAATTTTGTTCTAATGAATCTATCATTCAATTTATCACTGCTTTTTAATAAACAATATGATGTAAGCAGCATAAAAGGAGTTGTAGGCAATATGGGGAGTACAACTCCTATAAGACCTATGATAAAAAAAATTAACCCCGCAGTTAAATATACTATTTTCACACTTTACCCTCCCAACCTGTGGTATAATATTTTTATTGACAAATTAACTTTGATACTTAATAATATGTATTATAAACGATATTGATTATCACTTTCATGTATTATTATATATCATTACACATAAAAAAACTTAACTATATTTGTTTTTTTATTACTATATATAACTCATTTCTAAGGAGGAGTAAATATTGAATTTTATAGATAATATAATTTCCGACTTCTTTAACTGCTGTAATCTACCTGTAATAGCAGTAGATATTAACTTTAATGAGCTTTGTAGTGTTGGATATAATCCTATTTTAAGGCAAATCTATAATAACTGTAATGTTTATAGAGATATCCCCCATGATTCTAATAACTTGCTCAGTCTTAATTTGAGCTATGCAAAGGATATTAATTTCATAGTAGTTCCAATATCCAGATTCAATAAATATAGAGGATACTTCATAATCGGTCCTATCAAATGTGAAAAAACCCAAAATGAATATATCCCCTACAAACCAAAGAGCTGTCTAGAATTTTTTTCTTCTATAATATTGAATATTGCAGATCATAATTTTAGTAAAGGTATGAGCAATTTGAAGTTCAACATACACGTAAAAAAAGCCATCCAATACATACATGAACATTATACTCAATGTATTAATCTGGATGACCTGTGTGCTGACTTATCTGTGAATAAAAGTTACTTTTGTAAAGTATTCAAAAAGGAAACCGGATTCACATTTTCCAACTTCTTGAATAATTATAGAGTCGAGAAGAGTAAAAACTTACTCAAGAATAGTAATTTATCACTCCTTGATATCGCTGTATCAGTTGGATTCAATACCCAAAATTATTATTCCATAGTATTCAAGAAATTCACTGATAAAACTCCATTAAAATATAGGAATAGTATTTCAATCTGACCACTTAATATTTGTTTTCAAAGTTTTTATATGATCAATATACTTATCATCAGGTTTCTTATTGGTAAATAAATAATCAAAATCACCAATATCACCAAATGAGAAGGGATAGATCTGATTGAACTTTGTATCA
The window above is part of the Vallitalea guaymasensis genome. Proteins encoded here:
- a CDS encoding YbaN family protein, which gives rise to MKIVYLTAGLIFFIIGLIGVVLPILPTTPFMLLTSYCLLKSSDKLNDRFIRTKFYREHVKPFKENKGMTIKSKLVIIIPVSLMLLIMAVLIDNTVMRIVIAVLLTVKIVVFSRIKTIKTEVLNDDE
- a CDS encoding helix-turn-helix transcriptional regulator, with protein sequence MNFIDNIISDFFNCCNLPVIAVDINFNELCSVGYNPILRQIYNNCNVYRDIPHDSNNLLSLNLSYAKDINFIVVPISRFNKYRGYFIIGPIKCEKTQNEYIPYKPKSCLEFFSSIILNIADHNFSKGMSNLKFNIHVKKAIQYIHEHYTQCINLDDLCADLSVNKSYFCKVFKKETGFTFSNFLNNYRVEKSKNLLKNSNLSLLDIAVSVGFNTQNYYSIVFKKFTDKTPLKYRNSISI